One region of Gossypium raimondii isolate GPD5lz chromosome 6, ASM2569854v1, whole genome shotgun sequence genomic DNA includes:
- the LOC105773116 gene encoding glycylpeptide N-tetradecanoyltransferase 1, translating to MTDNNSPPGSPKVNPDHNSEANPLPKDDSSLENIVRRFQDSMSLAKKHKFWETQPVGQFKDVGDTSLPEGPIEPPTPLSEVKQEPYNLPSPYEWTTCDMDSEETCNEVYNLLKNNYVEDDENMFRFNYSKEFLRWALRPPGYYKSWHIGVRAKTSKKLVAFITGVPARIRVRDEVVKMAEINFLCVHKKLRSKRLAPVMIKEVTRRVHLENIWQAAYTAGVVLPTPITTCQYWHRSLNPKKLIDVGFSRLGPRMTMSRTIKLYKLPDQPATPGFRKMELRDVPAVTRLLRNYLSQFVVSPDFDENDVEHWLLPTEDVIDSYLVESPKTHDITDFCSFYTLPSSILGNQNYSILKAAYSYYNVSTKTPLLQLMNDALIVAKKKDFDVFNALDVMHNESFLKELKFGPGDGQLHYYLYNYRIQNALRTSELGLVLL from the coding sequence ATGACTGATAACAATTCACCCCCTGGTTCTCCCAAAGTAAACCCAGATCATAATTCTGAGGCTAACCCGTTGCCCAAAGATGATAGCTCACTTGAAAACATAGTTCGAAGGTTTCAGGATTCAATGTCCTTAGCAAAGAAACACAAATTTTGGGAAACTCAGCCTGTTGGTCAATTTAAGGATGTTGGGGACACAAGTTTGCCTGAAGGTCCAATTGAGCCCCCAACCCCATTGTCTGAAGTCAAACAGGAGCCTTATAACCTTCCGAGTCCGTATGAATGGACCACATGTGATATGGATTCGGAAGAGACTTGTAATGAGGTTTACAATCTTTTGAAGAACAATTATGTTGAGGATGATGAGAATATGTTTAGGTTCAATTATTCCAAGGAGTTTCTTAGGTGGGCTTTGCGCCCTCCTGGTTATTACAAGAGCTGGCATATTGGGGTCCGTGCTAAGACATCAAAGAAGCTTGTTGCCTTCATTACTGGTGTGCCTGCGAGAATAAGGGTGCGTGATGAAGTTGTGAAAATGGCAGAGATCAATTTCTTATGTGTTCATAAGAAGCTGAGATCAAAGAGACTTGCTCCCGTGATGATTAAGGAGGTTACTAGGAGAGTTCATTTGGAGAATATTTGGCAAGCAGCTTATACTGCTGGAGTTGTTCTTCCAACACCAATTACTACTTGCCAATACTGGCATAGGTCACTAAACCCCAAGAAGCTTATTGATGTTGGCTTTTCTAGGCTTGGGCCTAGGATGACGATGAGCCGAACCATTAAACTCTACAAGTTACCTGATCAACCAGCCACCCCTGGATTTAGAAAGATGGAGCTTCGTGATGTCCCTGCTGTCACTAGGTTGCTTAGAAATTACTTGAGCCAGTTTGTTGTTTCTCCAGATTTTGATGAGAATGATGTGGAGCACTGGCTTCTTCCTACTGAGGATGTCATTGACAGTTACTTGGTCGAGAGCCCAAAGACGCATGACATAACTGACTTCTGTAGTTTCTACACACTTCCGTCATCAATTCTTGGCAACCAGaactattcaattttgaaaGCTGCCTACTCTTACTACAATGTCTCCACCAAGACTCCACTGCTTCAGTTGATGAATGATGCACTTATTGTTGCTAAGAAGAAGGATTTTGATGTATTCAACGCACTGGATGTCATGCATAATGAGTCTTTCCTCAAGGAATTGAAATTTGGGCCAGGTGATGGACAACTTCACTACTACCTGTATAATTATCGGATACAAAATGCCTTGAGAACATCAGAGCTCGGTCTTGTACTCTTATAG
- the LOC105771765 gene encoding EPIDERMAL PATTERNING FACTOR-like protein 5 — protein sequence MYQPGFLPLIISLLNKIIKSQNYYFSLELGTLASLFPFSFSGVLLTIQSSSVPELLGDGFNSKQVVESSGGVGYLGEKTNRRIMGRIGSMPPNCQRKCGGCTPCIATQIPATSKELRTQYTNYEPEGWKCKCHSTLFNP from the exons ATGTATCAACCAGGTTTCTTGCCTCTCATCATATCGCTCCTCAACAAG ATTATTAAGTCACAGAATTACTACTTTTCCCTTGAACTTGGAACCTTAGCTTctctatttcctttttctttttctggtgTTTTACTAACTATCCAAAGTTCATCAGTTCCAGAGTTGTTGGGAGATGGCTTTAACTCTAAACAG GTTGTTGAAAGCAGTGGAGGAGTAGGTTACTTGGGTGAAAAGACAAATAGAAGAATTATGGGAAGAATAGGGTCAATGCCACCAAACTGTCAACGCAAATGCGGAGGGTGCACGCCCTGTATCGCCACTCAAATCCCGGCAACTTCTAAGGAGCTCCGAACTCAGTATACCAATTACGAGCCTGAAGGATGGAAATGCAAATGTCACTCCACTTTGTTCAATCCATAA
- the LOC105773117 gene encoding THO complex subunit 6: MCGDATNWDEEAYRESILREREIQTRTVFRTVWAPSFNPKPECVVVASSDGSIASYSISSCVSKHPIGFCSARAQRLLPAEPEGFLEGHDGPAYDVKFYGNGEDSLLLSCGDDGKIKGWRWKEFTESEVPITFQGNHMKPVLDLINPQDKGPWGALSPIPENNAIAVDPQGGSIFSAAGDSCAYCWDVEKSEIKMVFKGHTDYLHCILSRASSSQIITGSEDGTARIWDCKSGKCIKVIDPLKDKKLKGRISCVSCIALDASESWLACGSGRSLSVWNLTASECISSISNGASIQDVVFDNNQILAVGADPVLNRFDMNGMILSQIQCAPQSAFSVSLHPSGVTAIGGYGGLVDVISQFGSHLCTFRSHCV; this comes from the exons ATGTGCGGGGACGCTACAAACTGGGACGAAGAAGCATATAGGGAGAGTATATTAAGGGAAAGAGAGATCCAAACTCGAACAGTATTCCGAACCGTTTGGGCTCCTTCCTTTAACCCTAAACCGGAATGCGTCGTGGTCGCCTCCAGCGACGGTTCCATCGCTTCTTACTCCATTTCTTCCTGTGTTTCCAAACAC CCGATTGGTTTCTGCAGTGCTAGGGCTCAACG GTTGTTACCGGCTGAGCCGGAGGGTTTCCTTGAAGGGCATGATGGACCTGCGTATGACGTGAAATTCTACGGCAATGGCGAAGATTCTTTGTTGTTAAG TTGTGGTGACGATGGTAAAATTAAAGGATGGCGGTGGAAGGAATTTACTGAATCTGAGGTGCCTATTACCTTTCAAG GAAACCATATGAAGCCAGTGCTTGATTTGATCAATCCACAAGATAA AGGTCCATGGGGTGCTCTCTCTCCAATTCCCGAGAATAATGCCATTGCTGTTGATCCTCAG GGGGGATCCATCTTTTCTGCTGCTGGTGATTCTTGTGCATATTGCTGGGATGTG GAGAAGAGTGAAATCAAAATGGTATTTAAGGGACACACAGACTATTTGCATTGTATTCTATCACGTGCCTCTTCCAGTCAG ATTATAACTGGATCAGAGGATGGGACTGCACGAATATGGG ATTGCAAAAGTGGTAAGTGCATTAAAGTAATTGACCCACTAAAGGACAAGAAGTTGAAGGGGCGTATCTCTTGTGTTAGTTGCATTGCTCTAGATGCAAGTGAGAGCTGGTTG GCATGTGGCAGTGGCCGAAGTTTGTCAGTTTGGAATCTCACTGCTTCTGAATGCATTTCAAGTATTTCCAACGGTGCATCCATACAGGACGTGGTGTTTGATAACAATCAA ATATTAGCTGTTGGTGCAGACCCTGTGTTGAACCGTTTCGATATGAATGGAATGATACTTTCCCAGATACAATGTGCTCCTCAATCAGCGTTTTCGGTCTCTTTGCACCCGTCTGGT GTCACTGCAATCGGGGGTTACGGGGGTCTTGTAGATGTGATTTCACAGTTTGGAAGTCATTTGTGCACTTTCCGTAGCCATTGTGTTTGA